In the genome of Flammeovirga agarivorans, one region contains:
- a CDS encoding TonB-dependent receptor: protein MKNLIFLILLTSIGLTSWAQKGTISGTVYDAETGEEIIGASVIINGTTTGASTDIFGKFSFPANQGEHEILATFIGYKATTQTVLVKEGQTSTIQFSLGIDAQELDAVEIVGKANKESSEALMVERKNSDVMIQSIGAEEMSVKGISDVEGAMTQISGVSKVSGKGLFVRGLGDRYNNATMNGLPIPSTNPDLKMIPLSIFPSDLVKNISVSKTASPELYGDFSGANVDIILKDYPDEPFFTFGVSGTYNSQATFQDFKTHADGQFEGLGFNGNARPMPPGGVPPTIGNEVGTYETSWSPSTVKAPIAINFNTSGGKFWNIGSEGGIGFVASLAHNNKYEHRSGKLAAYNAQASPTVDYERDQWIYSTNTSALANLTFKINNRHKFNINNILVNESFNTVDENYGYHRDFDQNNLLVRRNTYIQNTIWVAQFTGDHSFLENDRLNFNWGVSRSETSSQEPDRKQLLFTGKGENVNLFTLNPVDNHRYWGDMGEVEYAAKGEIKYGLGAFDRDSDKYRSNLRLGYQGKVKTREFNWYQTGLYGSGANGIDSENPNDQINKWLQDGTLEHRPYRVADTYFKAEMEVHSFYTGYDYDIIPNRLKMNVGIRTEVGRQYVKYRLREDALDAPFRENVYNSTEFLPSANFKYTINEQSNMRFAASKTITRPGMREIIPFEYQSVAGGESIIGNPNLRNAENYNLDLKYEIFPNSGEIFAIGAFGKLLDNPIERVTKAAAGNLYTYENVGEAVVAGIELEFQKKLDNVFNTGSTVLQNTTFGINGTLMYSRMKIGDDVSTVVTNRERALQGASPYILNTNIGYNQEWLNGDINSSFMLNYTTFGDRLYASGSYGAGDIYEKSFGTLDLIIRNKIKKNLSLNISAKNLLNPSIERYQEFDGGITKPISSYKRGMEIGIGLSYTF from the coding sequence ATGAAGAACCTAATTTTCTTAATTTTACTTACTTCAATTGGACTAACATCTTGGGCACAAAAAGGTACGATCTCGGGTACCGTCTATGATGCTGAAACAGGAGAAGAAATAATTGGTGCGAGTGTAATCATTAATGGCACCACCACAGGTGCATCTACTGATATCTTTGGTAAGTTTTCATTTCCTGCTAACCAAGGTGAACATGAAATTCTAGCCACTTTTATCGGATACAAAGCTACCACTCAAACTGTATTGGTGAAGGAAGGACAGACCTCTACAATTCAATTCTCTTTGGGTATTGATGCACAAGAATTAGATGCAGTAGAAATTGTTGGAAAAGCTAATAAAGAAAGCTCTGAAGCATTAATGGTAGAGAGAAAGAATTCTGATGTAATGATTCAATCTATCGGTGCTGAAGAAATGTCAGTGAAAGGGATCTCAGATGTTGAAGGAGCAATGACTCAAATATCTGGTGTTTCAAAAGTAAGTGGAAAAGGATTATTCGTTAGAGGCCTTGGTGATAGATACAATAATGCCACTATGAATGGCCTACCCATCCCTTCTACAAATCCTGATCTTAAAATGATTCCCCTATCCATCTTCCCTTCTGATTTAGTTAAGAATATAAGCGTTTCTAAAACTGCTTCTCCTGAGTTATATGGTGATTTTTCAGGTGCCAATGTAGATATTATTCTAAAGGATTACCCTGATGAGCCATTTTTCACTTTTGGAGTATCGGGTACATATAACAGTCAAGCTACTTTCCAAGACTTTAAAACACATGCTGATGGGCAATTTGAAGGATTAGGGTTTAACGGAAACGCGAGACCAATGCCTCCAGGCGGAGTACCTCCAACTATCGGAAATGAAGTAGGTACTTACGAAACTTCATGGAGTCCATCCACTGTAAAAGCCCCCATAGCTATCAACTTCAATACTTCTGGAGGTAAATTCTGGAATATAGGTAGCGAAGGTGGAATTGGTTTTGTCGCATCACTTGCTCATAATAACAAGTATGAACATAGAAGTGGAAAACTAGCTGCTTATAATGCACAAGCTAGCCCTACTGTAGATTATGAAAGAGATCAATGGATCTATTCTACAAATACTTCTGCATTAGCAAACCTTACTTTTAAAATCAATAACCGTCATAAGTTCAACATCAATAATATCTTAGTCAACGAATCATTTAATACTGTTGATGAGAACTATGGCTATCATAGAGACTTTGACCAGAACAACCTTTTAGTTCGAAGAAATACTTATATCCAAAATACAATTTGGGTAGCCCAATTTACTGGAGACCATTCCTTTCTAGAAAATGATCGATTAAACTTCAATTGGGGTGTATCTAGATCTGAAACAAGCAGTCAAGAGCCAGATAGGAAACAATTATTATTCACAGGTAAAGGAGAAAATGTCAACTTATTCACATTAAACCCTGTTGATAATCATCGCTATTGGGGCGATATGGGAGAAGTAGAATATGCAGCAAAAGGAGAGATTAAATATGGATTAGGAGCGTTTGATCGCGATTCTGATAAATATAGAAGCAATCTTCGATTAGGCTATCAAGGGAAAGTAAAAACAAGAGAGTTTAATTGGTATCAAACTGGACTTTACGGATCAGGAGCAAATGGTATTGATTCAGAAAATCCAAATGACCAGATTAATAAGTGGTTACAAGATGGCACATTAGAACATAGGCCGTATAGAGTTGCTGATACATATTTTAAAGCTGAAATGGAAGTACATTCATTCTATACAGGATACGATTACGATATCATTCCTAACCGTTTGAAAATGAATGTAGGTATCAGAACTGAAGTAGGACGCCAATATGTAAAATACAGACTTAGAGAAGATGCTCTTGATGCTCCTTTTAGAGAAAATGTATACAACTCCACTGAGTTCTTACCTTCTGCCAACTTCAAGTATACCATCAATGAGCAGTCCAATATGCGTTTTGCGGCTAGTAAAACAATCACTAGACCTGGTATGAGAGAAATTATTCCTTTTGAATACCAAAGTGTTGCTGGTGGAGAGTCCATTATTGGTAATCCCAACCTAAGAAATGCGGAAAACTATAACCTAGATCTTAAGTATGAAATCTTCCCTAATTCTGGAGAAATATTCGCCATCGGAGCATTCGGAAAACTACTTGATAACCCAATTGAGAGAGTAACTAAAGCTGCCGCAGGTAACCTTTATACTTATGAAAATGTCGGAGAAGCCGTAGTCGCAGGTATAGAATTAGAATTCCAAAAGAAACTCGATAATGTATTCAATACCGGAAGTACAGTTTTACAGAATACAACTTTCGGTATAAACGGTACCTTGATGTACTCTAGAATGAAAATTGGAGACGATGTGAGTACTGTAGTAACTAACAGAGAAAGAGCATTACAAGGTGCTTCACCATATATTCTAAATACCAATATTGGTTACAATCAAGAGTGGTTAAATGGAGATATCAACTCATCATTTATGCTTAACTATACCACTTTTGGAGACCGCCTTTATGCATCAGGTTCTTACGGTGCGGGTGATATCTATGAAAAATCATTTGGCACATTAGATCTGATCATCAGAAATAAAATAAAAAAGAATCTTAGTCTGAACATTTCCGCTAAAAACTTACTGAATCCTTCTATCGAAAGATATCAAGAATTTGATGGAGGAATCACAAAACCAATTTCCTCATATAAGAGAGGTATGGAAATCGGTAT
- a CDS encoding DUF5723 family protein, with protein MKFSKIYLLFTFVILISLRSPIFAQMEGSVYSVTGRGGVGTTFVTDYQSIGINPANLAIKKNYRDPKFTFGLLETNVIFSSEAINTDELLGAITNYKSTRFTLDQKDEAVQKFSNKTTTIDASVMLFGASMQLPKKWGGLAISVRDNIHTRVTTNDFAAELMFYGATSSYFPKLELANGDYIDNPRHTGVGELTEDQRNQVVGGTFEDLDNAQNYSEVLSGTKTKSTWTREYNVAWGAQILETYDLSIYAGIGARYIQGLLIMDFEVGSNGEWNQPIFSSSLINQQDILSAASLDSISQFRNVDSDNRSMTEKILLPKPAGHGYGIDFGLTFVIKRNLRVGASISNFGEMTWKGEIYDINDGELGRINGQGFDNYNILISDQSAFQFAGTNSPLNWEVEERTETIELPTVVRFGSSYEFFRLIHVGVDVILPLNDAPGSLERPFYAIGGDFRPIKSFSFSTGFNYGGNNEVYNFPLGITYHSRKGGYEAGVSTHDVLSYFARDKDSSTISIAGGFLRFKL; from the coding sequence ATGAAATTCTCAAAAATATATCTACTTTTTACTTTTGTTATACTAATAAGCTTACGTTCACCCATTTTTGCTCAAATGGAAGGTAGTGTGTATTCTGTCACTGGTAGAGGTGGTGTGGGTACTACTTTCGTCACTGATTACCAAAGCATTGGAATCAACCCTGCCAACTTAGCGATTAAAAAGAACTACAGAGATCCAAAATTCACTTTCGGACTATTAGAAACAAATGTTATTTTCTCTTCAGAAGCCATCAATACTGATGAACTTTTGGGAGCAATTACAAATTATAAATCCACTAGGTTTACATTAGACCAAAAAGACGAAGCTGTTCAAAAGTTTTCAAACAAAACAACTACAATAGATGCTTCTGTTATGCTTTTTGGTGCTAGTATGCAACTTCCAAAAAAATGGGGTGGCTTAGCCATCAGTGTCAGAGATAATATTCATACTAGAGTAACAACAAATGACTTTGCCGCAGAGCTGATGTTCTATGGAGCAACCAGTAGCTATTTCCCAAAATTGGAATTAGCAAATGGAGATTACATTGACAACCCTAGACATACCGGTGTTGGAGAATTAACAGAAGATCAGAGAAATCAAGTAGTAGGCGGTACTTTTGAGGATTTGGATAATGCTCAAAACTACAGTGAAGTATTAAGTGGTACGAAGACAAAGTCAACTTGGACCAGAGAATACAACGTAGCTTGGGGAGCACAAATATTAGAAACTTACGACCTTTCTATCTATGCCGGTATTGGTGCTCGATATATTCAGGGATTACTCATCATGGACTTTGAAGTAGGAAGTAATGGAGAGTGGAACCAACCAATCTTCTCTTCATCATTGATCAATCAGCAAGATATTCTTTCTGCAGCTTCCTTAGATTCTATCTCTCAATTTAGAAATGTTGATAGTGATAATCGATCAATGACGGAGAAAATTTTACTACCAAAGCCTGCTGGTCATGGTTATGGTATCGACTTCGGATTGACGTTTGTAATCAAAAGAAATTTAAGAGTTGGGGCATCTATCTCTAACTTTGGAGAGATGACTTGGAAAGGTGAAATTTATGATATCAACGACGGGGAACTAGGAAGAATTAATGGTCAAGGTTTTGACAACTATAATATCCTAATTAGTGATCAGAGTGCTTTCCAATTCGCAGGAACCAATTCCCCTCTAAATTGGGAAGTAGAAGAAAGAACAGAGACTATAGAATTACCAACAGTGGTAAGATTTGGTTCTAGTTACGAATTCTTCCGTCTAATACATGTAGGTGTAGATGTCATCCTTCCTCTTAACGATGCTCCAGGTAGTTTAGAAAGACCATTCTATGCAATTGGTGGTGATTTCAGACCTATCAAATCCTTTTCTTTTTCTACTGGATTTAACTACGGAGGTAATAACGAAGTATATAACTTCCCTCTTGGTATCACCTATCACTCTCGTAAAGGAGGATACGAAGCAGGAGTTTCTACACATGATGTTCTTTCGTATTTTGCTAGAGATAAAGATAGTAGTACAATTTCTATCGCTGGTGGTTTCTTAAGGTTCAAATTATAA
- a CDS encoding S41 family peptidase, which yields MRLKKRIAVFVSLGIIPIVLFSFSSNKVSNHYFEIAKNMKIFAQLYQEVNTYYVDDVNPSEMMTTGIEAMLATLDPYTNYIPEDRIEDYRTMTTGEYGGLGVVVGNRDGDITVILPNEGYPAYEAGLQIGDIIQKVGGEDIEGKNTDEISKYLKGQAGSEVVLTIKRYGVDQPFDVKVKREKIQINNVPYYGMVTDNIGLIQLTDFTRNASKEVADALVELKDRGANKVIIDLRGNPGGLLNEAVNIVNLFVPKGSDVVYTKGRIEDWNKTYKALNAPLDTDIPIAVLINGGSASAAEIVSGSIQDYDRGVLLGSKSFGKGLVQATRPLDYNSRLKVTVAKYYIPSGRCIQAIDYSHRNEDGEAIVVADSLREKFKTANGRIVLDGGGVAPDVDVKPFNFAQISVSLILKGLIFDYATKFHYENESIAPAREFELSDAQFENFVTWLKDKDYGYHTKVEATIEELEESAKEDKYYDDIQAEIEDLKKKVYHNKESDVIKFKDEIKDILEAEIAKRYYLEAGETESTFTADLDIIEAVNVLNDEARYNKILSGN from the coding sequence ATGCGTTTGAAAAAAAGAATAGCTGTATTTGTGTCCTTAGGAATTATTCCTATTGTCCTATTTTCATTTTCGAGCAATAAGGTCAGTAATCACTATTTTGAGATTGCTAAAAACATGAAAATTTTTGCTCAATTATATCAAGAAGTGAATACATATTATGTAGATGATGTGAACCCTTCTGAGATGATGACAACTGGGATTGAAGCAATGTTAGCCACTCTTGATCCATATACAAATTATATCCCTGAAGATCGTATTGAAGATTACAGAACGATGACGACCGGTGAGTACGGTGGACTCGGTGTTGTAGTTGGTAATAGAGATGGTGATATTACTGTGATTTTACCAAATGAAGGATACCCAGCATATGAAGCAGGTCTACAAATTGGAGATATTATTCAAAAAGTAGGTGGCGAAGATATTGAAGGGAAAAATACAGACGAAATTAGTAAATACTTAAAAGGTCAGGCGGGATCAGAAGTAGTTTTAACTATTAAAAGATATGGTGTAGACCAACCGTTTGATGTTAAAGTAAAAAGAGAGAAAATTCAAATCAATAATGTTCCTTACTATGGTATGGTTACAGATAATATTGGTTTAATTCAACTGACTGATTTTACTCGAAATGCAAGTAAGGAAGTAGCAGACGCATTAGTAGAATTAAAAGATAGAGGAGCAAATAAAGTCATCATCGATTTGAGAGGAAATCCTGGTGGTTTATTGAACGAAGCTGTAAATATTGTCAACTTATTTGTTCCAAAGGGGTCGGATGTGGTTTACACAAAAGGTCGCATTGAAGACTGGAATAAAACCTATAAAGCATTAAATGCTCCATTGGATACTGATATTCCTATTGCAGTATTAATTAATGGTGGTTCTGCCTCTGCAGCCGAGATTGTATCAGGTTCTATCCAAGATTATGATAGAGGAGTTCTTCTTGGAAGTAAATCATTTGGTAAAGGATTGGTACAGGCAACAAGACCTTTGGATTATAATTCAAGATTAAAAGTAACGGTAGCTAAATACTATATTCCAAGTGGAAGATGTATACAAGCGATCGATTATAGCCATAGAAATGAAGATGGTGAGGCAATCGTAGTTGCAGATTCACTAAGAGAGAAATTTAAAACGGCTAATGGACGTATCGTTTTAGATGGTGGTGGAGTAGCACCAGATGTTGATGTAAAGCCATTTAATTTCGCTCAAATTTCAGTGAGCTTAATATTAAAAGGTTTGATCTTCGATTATGCAACGAAATTCCATTATGAGAATGAGTCAATTGCACCGGCAAGAGAATTTGAGTTGTCAGATGCTCAGTTTGAAAATTTTGTCACATGGTTAAAAGATAAAGATTATGGCTATCATACTAAAGTAGAAGCTACAATCGAAGAGCTTGAAGAAAGTGCAAAAGAGGATAAATATTATGATGATATTCAAGCTGAAATTGAAGACTTGAAAAAGAAGGTTTATCATAATAAAGAATCTGATGTCATAAAATTCAAAGATGAAATTAAGGATATCTTAGAAGCAGAAATTGCCAAAAGATACTATTTAGAAGCAGGAGAAACAGAATCTACTTTTACTGCAGACCTTGATATTATTGAGGCAGTAAATGTGTTAAACGATGAAGCGAGATATAATAAGATTTTGTCTGGTAATTAA
- a CDS encoding mechanosensitive ion channel family protein, giving the protein MFDLSESNIFELLVDVFTYPMNIGGKEFTPLSILGILLAFVAVFVISSKFRNMLARNILPKYGLDESVSYNIGTIFRYAFISIGCIVIFQSSGINLNSLSVLIGALGVGIGFGLQTIADNFISGIIILFEQPIKVGDMIEVDSIRGKVVEINSRSSTIQTNDNITVIVPNSQFISNNVINWSHNERRVRIGIPIGVSYNEDPKEVKRITLDVVKKIDGILQTPTPDLIFTEWGDNSINFILNVWTVKYYSQPMVLKSNIYYALFERFKEEGISIPFPQRDLNIGSGWENLQISRPEEVREN; this is encoded by the coding sequence ATGTTTGACCTCTCTGAAAGCAATATATTCGAACTGTTAGTAGATGTATTTACTTATCCTATGAATATAGGAGGAAAGGAATTTACACCATTATCTATTCTCGGTATCTTATTGGCATTTGTTGCTGTATTTGTTATATCGAGCAAGTTTAGGAATATGTTAGCCCGAAATATCTTACCTAAATATGGTTTAGATGAGTCGGTTAGTTATAACATAGGAACAATATTTAGGTATGCCTTTATAAGTATAGGCTGTATTGTCATTTTTCAATCATCAGGTATTAATCTCAATTCTTTATCTGTTTTGATTGGTGCACTGGGTGTGGGTATTGGATTTGGTTTACAGACAATTGCAGACAACTTCATATCAGGTATCATTATATTATTTGAACAACCCATAAAGGTGGGAGATATGATTGAAGTGGATAGTATTCGAGGAAAAGTAGTAGAGATCAATTCAAGGTCATCCACCATTCAAACTAATGATAATATTACGGTAATTGTTCCTAACTCTCAGTTTATATCAAATAATGTTATCAACTGGTCGCATAATGAACGTAGGGTTAGAATAGGTATTCCTATTGGTGTTTCATACAATGAGGATCCAAAAGAAGTAAAGAGGATTACACTGGATGTAGTGAAAAAGATAGATGGTATTCTTCAGACTCCAACACCTGATTTAATATTTACGGAATGGGGAGATAACTCTATCAATTTTATATTAAATGTTTGGACTGTGAAATACTATTCTCAACCAATGGTATTAAAGAGTAATATTTATTACGCATTGTTTGAGCGATTTAAAGAAGAAGGCATATCAATACCATTCCCTCAGAGAGATTTAAATATTGGGAGCGGATGGGAAAATTTACAGATTTCAAGACCAGAAGAAGTAAGGGAGAATTAA
- a CDS encoding spondin domain-containing protein gives MKKTISLLLLSFMFSCSDTTDQVDDIITPDEETIRYEVTFQGTWSDASHPNTHPSNSHFSGVIGMSHNGSAYLPTEDDLASEGLKVMAETGGKSPLISEINALIDTKSAETLISEGGLGSGSSSISFTLEVTNNNPYVTFYSMIAPSPDWYVAVENLNLYQNDIWVDSLTIIPTHYDAGTDSGTTFDAPNSPTTPQQKIYPLSSISLGNEEAAITPLALFTFRKIEE, from the coding sequence ATGAAAAAAACGATCTCATTATTGCTACTTAGTTTTATGTTTTCATGTTCAGATACTACTGATCAAGTAGATGATATTATCACCCCAGATGAAGAAACGATACGTTATGAGGTAACTTTCCAAGGAACTTGGTCAGATGCATCACACCCAAATACACACCCTTCAAACTCACATTTTTCGGGTGTAATAGGAATGTCGCATAACGGGTCTGCCTATTTACCCACTGAAGACGACCTAGCTTCTGAAGGTCTCAAGGTAATGGCTGAAACTGGAGGTAAAAGTCCATTAATATCAGAAATAAATGCACTGATTGATACAAAATCTGCTGAAACACTTATTAGTGAAGGTGGTTTAGGAAGCGGTAGTTCTTCTATTTCATTTACTTTGGAAGTTACAAACAATAATCCGTATGTCACTTTTTACTCTATGATTGCTCCGAGTCCTGATTGGTATGTAGCTGTAGAAAACCTAAACCTTTATCAAAACGATATATGGGTAGATTCTTTGACTATTATACCAACTCACTATGATGCTGGAACAGATTCAGGAACAACATTTGATGCTCCGAATAGTCCAACAACACCACAACAAAAAATTTATCCTTTAAGCAGTATTTCTCTTGGCAATGAAGAAGCTGCAATAACTCCTCTTGCATTATTTACCTTTAGGAAAATTGAAGAGTAA